From Cyprinus carpio isolate SPL01 chromosome A7, ASM1834038v1, whole genome shotgun sequence, a single genomic window includes:
- the LOC109085605 gene encoding cornifelin homolog A-like yields MTSHQPRPFVMAHTSNEWSSGICDFCQNVPECCFAFWCFPCFACATSRKHGECLCLPLLDGFGCIPPITMAMRVSMRSRYGIQGTIFKDCLYSTFCGICTWCQMSREMNVREQNVNLVHNRAK; encoded by the exons ATGACTTCTCATCAGCCCAGGCCCTTTGTCATGGCACACACCTCTAACGAGTGGAGCTCTGGAATCTGTGACTTCTGTCAGAATGTACCAGAGT GTTGCTTCGCATTTTGGTGCTTTCCCTGTTTTGCCTGTGCGACGTCTCGTAAGCACGGCGAGTGTCTGTGTCTGCCTCTGCTCGACGGCTTTGGCTGCATTCCTCCAATAACAATGGCCATGCGGGTATCAATGCGCAGTCGCTATGGAATCCAG GGAACTATCTTTAAGGATTGCCTTTATTCCACCTTCTGTGGTATCTGCACCTGGTGTCAGATGTCTCGAGAAATGAATGTCCGTGAACAAAATGTCAACCTTGTCCACAATCGAGCAAAATAA
- the LOC109085600 gene encoding cornifelin homolog B-like, with product MATKIVIQQPKPLVLAPGSDQWSTGICECDNLNDCCFAFWCCPCFACITARDHGECLCLPLLDSFGLIPPITMAMRVSVRRTYGIEDSICNDCVLSFCCGPCSYCQLRRELISRNHPVTLFRNRAK from the exons ATGGCAACTAAAATAGTTATTCAGCAGCCTAAGCCACTTGTTCTGGCTCCTGGTTCAGACCAATGGTCCACTGGCATCTGTGAATGTGACAACCTTAATGact GTTGCTTTGCGTTCTGGTGCTGCCCATGTTTCGCCTGCATCACAGCCAGAGATCACGGAGAGTGTCTCTGCCTGCCTCTGCTGGACAGTTTCGGCCTCATCCCACCTATCACTATGGCAATGAGAGTGTCTGTCCGCCGCACCTATGGAATTGAG GACTCTATTTGCAATGATTGTGTGCTATCCTTCTGCTGCGGGCCGTGCTCCTACTGTCAGTTAAGACGTGAGCTGATATCTCGCAACCACCCCGTCACCCTCTTCCGCAACCGAGCAAAATAA
- the LOC109085601 gene encoding cornifelin homolog B-like encodes MASKMVIQQPKPLVVAAASDQWSTSICECDNVNECCFSVWCFPCFACITARDHGECLCLPLLDSCGCIPPITLSMRVSTRRRYGITDSICNDCVYSYFCGPCSWCQIRREMKARLHPVTLFNNRPT; translated from the exons ATGGCAAGCAAGATGGTGATTCAACAGCCTAAGCCATTGGTAGTGGCTGCTGCATCAGACCAGTGGAGCACCAGCATCTGTGAATGCGACAACGTCAATGAAT GTTGTTTCTCTGTGTGGTGTTTCCCTTgctttgcctgcattacagccaGAGACCACGGAGaatgtctctgtctccctctcttgGACAGCTGCGGGTGTATTCCCCCAATCACTCTCTCCATGAGGGTTTCCACACGCCGACGTTATGGCATCACG GACTCTATCTGCAATGACTGTGTGTACTCTTACTTCTGTGGACCGTGCTCATGGTGCCAGATCAGACGAGAGATGAAGGCAAGACTCCATCCTGTCACTCTGTTCAACAACAGGCCAACCTAA
- the LOC122145598 gene encoding UDP-glucuronosyltransferase 2A1-like: MRMDFVFEFPRPTMPNVVFMGGFQCQPAQALPTELEEFIQGSVEHGVSIMSLGAVVSALPTAITEAIATAFAEIPQKVLWRYQGEQPSTLENITLILEWFPQNDLLGHPTTCVFVSHGGTNGIYSMKLFTMESPSQLCHSSLTCLTMFCDCRFEVRLECFKSQCSPRKSSSKPSKMSKLSELNCDRPCLLSIAPLFGLSTLLDTKEQLTFTQRGIICLGTLTTT, encoded by the coding sequence ATGAGAATGGACTTTGTTTTTGAGTTTCCACGGCCCACCATGCCTAACGTGGTCTTCATGGGTGGCTTTCAATGTCAGCCGGCTCAAGCACTTCCTACGGAGCTGGAAGAGTTTATACAGGGCTCTGTGGAGCATGGAGTATCCATCATGTCCTTGGGAGCAGTAGTCAGTGCTCTTCCTACAGCAATCACAGAAGCCATTGCTACAGCCTTTGCTGAGATCCCTCAGAAAGTCTTGTGGAGGTACCAAGGGGAACAACCTTCAACTCTAGAAAACATCACTTTAATTCTAGAGTGGTTTCCACAGAATGATCTCCTGGGGCATCCAACAACTTGTGTGTTTGTATCTCACGGCGGCACCAATGGTATCTACAGTATGAAGCTATTTACCATGGAGTCCCCGTCTCAGCTTTGCCACTCCTCTTTGACCTGTTTGACAATGTTCTGCGACTGCAGGTTCGAGGTGCGGCTCGAGTGCTTCAAGTCACAGTGCTCACCTCGCAAGAGTTCCTCGAAGCCCTCAAAGATGTCCAAACTGTCAGAGCTTAATTGTGATCGGCCCTGTCTCCTCTCGATAGCACCACTTTTTGGATTGAGTACGTTATTAGACACAAAGGAGCAGCTCACTTTCACTCAGAGGGGAATAATTTGCCTTGGTACTCTTACCACAACATAG
- the LOC109085604 gene encoding probable G-protein coupled receptor 132, with protein sequence MNILKIQMSWTSHNHKTMLLNLTNGSCQIPLANDRVVLTYIYSLAFSAGLPANLLSLWGLYQLGRSGGGGCQLVYILNLLLSDLLQLLTLPLWILYLQGDHHWPYGSVTCQLVGYVFYVNLYASVIFLCLIALDRCLAIVYPLSSRGVRKVRVAAFSGMVVWTLIFLFCLTGLYPSVFEPQRELCLEQYPVSTRYAYFKIATVALGFLMPCSILGYTSGRIGLTLRNSPSVTDHERRRIVATLVVITVIFIVIFGPYHLVVGYRFVTLLLTESEKDQCLVEVSLYLYYRICYGLTSLNTLLDPLFYIFLCNDARQELRRSLLCPCRGHRVHQGSRVPSFPKSRLNRSADV encoded by the exons ATGAACATTTTGAAGATTCAAATGTCATGGACAAGTCATAACCATAAAACCATGCTTCTGA ACCTGACCAATGGGAGCTGCCAAATCCCTCTGGCAAATGACAGAGTAGTTCTGACCTACATCTACAGCCTTGCCTTCTCTGCTGGACTCCCAGCTAACCTGCTCTCCCTCTGGGGACTGTACCAGCTTGGCCGGTCTGGTGGAGGCGGCTGTCAGCTGGTCTATATCCTAAACTTACTGCTTTCAGATCTTCTCCAGCTACTCACCTTGCCACTGTGGATCCTATACCTGCAGGGAGACCACCACTGGCCTTACGGGTCTGTGACCTGCCAGTTAGTGGGCTACGTTTTTTACGTTAACCTCTATGCCAGTGTCATATTTCTTTGCCTCATTGCTCTGGACCGCTGTCTAGCAATCGTGTACCCTCTCAGCAGCCGTGGTGTACGGAAAGTGCGGGTGGCAGCATTTTCTGGTATGGTAGTGTGGACTTTGATATTTCTGTTCTGCCTAACTGGCCTCTACCCATCTGTGTTCGAGCCCCAGAGAGAGCTGTGTCTGGAGCAGTACCCTGTGAGCACCAGATATGCTTACTTTAAAATCGCCACAGTTGCTTTAGGGTTTCTGATGCCCTGTTCTATACTAGG GTACACCTCTGGCCGAATCGGGCTGACTCTGCGGAACTCCCCATCTGTCACGGATCATGAACGCCGCAGGATTGTCGCAACCTTGGTTGTCATCACTGTTATCttcattgtcatttttggtcCCTATCATCTGGTGGTCGGCTACAGATTTGTCACCCTGCTTCTCACGGAAAGTGAAAAAGACCAGTGTTTGGTGGAAGTTTCTCTTTACCTTTACTATCGAATCTGCTATGGGCTCACCAGTCTCAATACACTTCTAGACCCACTTTTCTACATCTTTCTTTGCAATGATGCTCGCCAAGAGCTCCGCAGATCCCTTCTCTGCCCTTGCCGGGGTCATAGGGTGCACCAGGGATCACGAGTACCGTCTTTTCCCAAAAGTCGTCTCAACCGCAGTGCAGATGTTTAG